A DNA window from Pyrus communis chromosome 3, drPyrComm1.1, whole genome shotgun sequence contains the following coding sequences:
- the LOC137728730 gene encoding thaumatin-like protein 1, translated as MKFEALIGLVLVFLSGVYSAKFTFTNKCPNTVWPGTLTGGGGPQLLSTGFELASGASTSLTVQAPWSGRFWGRSHCSIDSSGKFKCSTGDCGSGQISCNGAGASPPASLVELTLATNGGQDFYDVSLVDGFNLPIKLAPRGGSGDCNSTSCAANINTVCPAELSDKGSDGSVIGCKSACLALNQPQYCCTGAYGTPDTCPPTDFSKVFKKQCPQAYSYAYDDKSSTFTCFGGPNYEITFCP; from the exons ATGAAATTTGAAGCGTTAATCGGCCTTGTATTAGTCTTCCTCTCAG GGGTTTACTCGGCCAAGTTCACATTCACAAACAAATGTCCCAACACAGTTTGGCCAGGAACCCTAACCGGAGGCGGTGGCCCACAATTACTTTCCACGGGATTTGAGTTAGCCTCCGGTGCTTCAACATCACTGACTGTCCAAGCTCCGTGGTCCGGCCGCTTCTGGGGCCGCTCTCACTGCTCGATAGACTCCTCCGGAAAGTTCAAATGCTCAACAGGAGATTGTGGCTCTGGCCAAATATCCTGCAATGGTGCCGGTGCAAGTCCACCAGCATCCCTAGTGGAGTTAACCCTAGCAACCAACGGAGGACAAGATTTCTACGATGTTAGCCTTGTTGACGGCTTCAACTTGCCCATTAAGTTAGCCCCCAGAGGCGGCTCCGGTGATTGCAACTCCACAAGCTGCGCGGCCAATATAAACACTGTTTGTCCTGCCGAGTTGTCTGACAAAGGATCAGATGGGAGTGTGATTGGCTGCAAAAGTGCATGTTTGGCTTTAAATCAGCCCCAATATTGTTGCACTGGCGCTTATGGAACCCCTGATACATGCCCTCCTACTGACTTTTCAAAGGTCTTCAAGAAGCAGTGTCCCCAGGCTTATAGTTATGCTTATGATGACAAATCTAGTACTTTCACATGCTTTGGTGGCCCTAACTATGAAATTACCTTCTGCCCTTGA
- the LOC137728729 gene encoding T-complex protein 1 subunit gamma, whose product MQAPVLVLKDSLKRESGSKVHHGNIQASKAVADIIRTTLGPRSMLKMLLDASGGIVVTNDGNAILRELDLAHPAAKSMIELSRTQDEEVGDGTTSVIVLAGEMLHVAEAFIDKRYHPTVICRAYNKALEDAIAVLDKIAMDIDVKDRATMLGLVKSCIGTKFTSQFGDLIADLALDATTIVGVDLGQGLREVDIKKYIKVEKVPGGQLEDSVVLKGVMFNKDVIAPGKMRRKIVNPRIILLDCPLEYKKGENQTNAELLKEEDWGVLLKLEEEYIESLCVQILKFKPDVVITEKGLSDLACHYLSKAGVSAIRRLRKTDNNRIAKACGAVIVNRPDELQESDVGTGAGLFEVKKIGDEYFAFIVDCKDPKACTILLRGPSKDLLNEVERNLQDAMSVARNILKNPKLVPGGGATELTVSATLKQKSSSVEGIEKWPYEAAAIAFEAIPRTLAQNCGVNVIRTMTALQGKHANGENAWIGIDGNTGAITDVKEKKIWDAYNVKAQTFKTAIESACLLLRIDDIVSGIKKKQPPGSKGPSKPQVETEGDADNEQMIPE is encoded by the exons ATGCAAGCCCCAGTGCTCGTCCTCA AAGATTCGTTGAAGCGTGAGTCAGGGAGTAAAGTACACCATGGAAATATCCAGGCATCGAAG GCTGTTGCTGACATAATCCGGACAACCTTGGGCCCTCGGTCCATGCTCAAGATGCTACTTGACGCTAGTGGAG GAATTGTAGTGACTAACGACGGAAATGCCATTCTGCGTGAATTGGATCTCGCTCACCCTGCAGCAAAG TCAATGATTGAATTAAGTCGCACACAAGATGAAGAAGTAGGCGATGGAACAACATCTGTCATTGTCCTTG CTGGTGAGATGCTCCATGTTGCAGAAGCATTTATTGACAAGCGCTATCATCCTACTGTTATTTGCCGAG CCTACAACAAAGCTCTGGAGGATGCTATTGCTGTTCTTGACAAAATAGCAATGGACATTGATGTGAAGGATC GTGCAACAATGTTGGGGCTGGTCAAGAGTTGTATCGGTACAAAGTTCACTAGTCAGTTTGGGGATTTAATTGCT GATTTAGCACTTGATGCCACCACAATAGTCGGGGTGGACCTTGGCCAAGGTCTGCGAGAAGTGGATATCAAAAAGTACATTAAGGTTGAGAAGGTTCCTGGTGGCCAGTTGGAAGATTCAGTGGTTCTCAAAGGAGTAATGTTTAACAAAGATGTTATTGCACCTGgaaaaatgagaagaaagaTTGTCAACCCAAGGATCATTCTTCTTGACTGTCCTCTTGAGTATAAGAAAGGCGAGAACCAAACAAATGCTGAGTTACTTAAAGAAGAAGATTGGGGAGTCCTACTAAAACTGGAAGAAGAATACATCGAGAGCCTCTGCGTGCAGATATTGAAGTTTAAGCCAGATGTGGTTATCACAGAGAAGGGGCTTAGTGACTTGGCATGCCATTACCTGAGCAAGGCTGGCGTCAGTGCAATCAGGAGGTTGCGGAAAACAGATAATAACCGAATTGCTAAGGCCTGTGGAGCTGTCATTGTTAACAGACCAGATGAATTGCAAGAGTCTGATGTTGGTACAGGGGCTGGGCTATTTGAGGTCAAGAAAATTGGTGATGAGTATTTTGCATTCATTGTTGATTGCAAAGATCCCAAAGCCTGTACTATACTCTTAAGAGGTCCTAGTAAGGATCTCTTAAATGAAGTGGAAAGAAACTTGCAG GATGCTATGTCAGTAGCAAGAAACATCCTCAAAAATCCAAAACTTGTTCCTGGTGGTGGTGCTACAGAGTTAACTGTATCTGCAACATTGAAGCAAAAGAGCTCATCTGTAGAAGGTATCGAAAAG TGGCCATATGAAGCTGCTGCTATAGCTTTTGAGGCTATACCACGAACTTTGGCTCAGAATTGTGGGGTTAATGTGATTAGAACAATGACGGCACTGCAAGGAAAG CATGCAAATGGTGAAAATGCATGGATTGGCATAGACGGAAACACTGGTGCGATAACTGACGTGAAGGAGAAAAAG ATATGGGATGCATACAATGTCAAGGCTCAGACCTTTAAAACAGCCATAGAATCCGCTTGCCTACTTCTCAGAATCGATGACATTGTGAGTGGTATTAAGAAGAAGCAGCCTCCTGGTTCCAAAGGTCCTTCAAAGCCTCAAGTTGAGACAGAAGGCGACGCTGATAATGAGCAAATGATTCCCGAGTGA
- the LOC137730155 gene encoding putative glycosyltransferase 7, whose amino-acid sequence MGSSEFSLFQQSPKRSAFHKAPSLIADGFLFVGGASLALSVVWAFLTFINPTTISFDSILAWNAGPCGPDLSSDPPEPTFYDEENLSYAFGEPVKDWDSKRREWLKLHPSFAAGAEADNRVLLVTGSQPTVCKNPVGDHLQLRFFKNKVDYCRIHGHDIFYNSVLLDPKGTGFWAKYPLLRAAMLAHPESEWIWWVDSDAVLTDMEFKLPLERYKDHNLVVHGWWNMVYEQKSWTSLNAGVLLIRNCQWSLSLLDKWASMGPQGPNPEKWGKIQKSLIKDKAYPGSDDQSALVYLLIKEKSRWAAKIYLESEYNLHGYWLGIVDGLDGISKGYMEIDREVDLLRRRHAEKVSLFYGQMREKYMRERGIWRENKRRPFVTHFTGCEPCSGEHNGMYTWEACWNGMQKALNFADNQVLRRFGFVHPDLLNSSLVSPLPFDFPDA is encoded by the coding sequence ATGGGTTCCTCAGAATTCTCTCTCTTCCAACAATCACCAAAACGATCCGCTTTCCACAAAGCCCCTTCCCTAATAGCAGATGGCTTTCTCTTCGTCGGCGGTGCATCATTGGCTCTCTCTGTGGTCTGGGCTTTCCTCACCTTCATCAACCCCACCACCATAAGCTTCGACAGCATCCTCGCCTGGAACGCGGGTCCATGCGGACCCGACTTGAGCTCCGACCCGCCGGAGCCCACGTTCTACGACGAGGAAAATCTCAGCTACGCGTTTGGGGAGCCAGTGAAGGATTGGGACTCGAAGCGCAGAGAGTGGCTGAAGCTGCACCCTTCATTCGCCGCCGGAGCCGAGGCGGATAACAGGGTTCTTCTGGTAACTGGGTCCCAGCCCACCGTGTGCAAAAACCCAGTTGGTGACCACTTACAGCTGAGGTTCTTCAAGAACAAAGTTGATTACTGTAGGATTCATGGGCATGACATATTTTACAACAGTGTTTTGTTGGATCCCAAGGGTACTGGATTTTGGGCCAAATACCCGCTATTGAGAGCGGCTATGTTGGCTCATCCCGAGTCCGAGTGGATCTGGTGGGTCGACTCAGACGCGGTTCTCACCGACATGGAGTTCAAGCTTCCGTTGGAGAGGTACAAAGACCATAACTTGGTCGTGCATGGGTGGTGGAACATGGTGTATGAGCAGAAGAGCTGGACGAGCCTCAACGCTGGGGTTTTGTTGATAAGAAACTGTCAGTGGTCATTGAGCTTGCTGGATAAGTGGGCCAGCATGGGTCCACAGGGTCCGAATCCTGAAAAATGGGGGAAGATCCAAAAGTCCCTGATCAAGGACAAGGCGTATCCGGGCTCTGACGATCAGTCGGCTCTGGTTTATCTCCTGATCAAGGAGAAGTCGAGATGGGCGGCTAAGATTTACTTAGAGAGCGAGTACAACTTGCATGGATACTGGCTGGGGATAGTGGACGGGCTTGATGGGATAAGCAAGGGGTACATGGAGATTGACAGGGAGGTGGATTTGCTGAGGAGGAGGCATGCTGAGAAGGTCAGCTTGTTTTATGGTCAAATGAGAGAGAAgtacatgagagagagagggatttgGAGAGAGAATAAGAGGAGGCCATTTGTGACACATTTCACAGGGTGTGAGCCGTGCAGTGGAGAGCACAATGGAATGTACACTTGGGAGGCTTGTTGGAATGGGATGCAAAAAGCTTTGAATTTTGCAGATAATCAAGTGCTTAGGAGATTTGGGTTTGTTCATCCAGACCTACTCAATTCATCTTTGGTTTCTCCTTTGCCATTTGATTTCCCAGATGCTTGA